One genomic window of Phaenicophaeus curvirostris isolate KB17595 chromosome 21, BPBGC_Pcur_1.0, whole genome shotgun sequence includes the following:
- the TXNDC17 gene encoding thioredoxin domain-containing protein 17: MGWEEKQVRGYPEFVQTAQRYHGRPIFALFCGDKDAEGRSWCPDCVTAEPIVRKELHNMPDESVFIYCLVGDRAYWKDPNNEFRKNLKLTGVPTLLKYGTPQKLVEEECFKAELVRMLFTED; the protein is encoded by the exons atgggCTGGGAGGAGAAGCAGGTCCGCGGGTACCCCGAGTTCGTGCAGACGGCGCAGCGCTACCACGGGCGGCCCATCTTCGCGCTCTTCTGCGGCGACAAGGACGCCGAGGGCCGGAGCTGGTGCCCGGATTGCGTCACGG CTGAACCGATTGTGAGGAAGGAACTTCATAACATGCCTGATGAGTCTGTGTTCATCTACTGCCTTGTAGGAGACAGAGCTTA CTGGAAAGATCCCAACAATGAATTCAGGAAGAATCTGAAACTAACAGGAGTGCCTACACTGCTTAAATATGGAACA CCTCAGAAGCTGGTTGAAGAAGAATGTTTTAAAGCAGAGCTTGTGCGTATGTTGTTTACCGAAGACTAA